In the Helicoverpa armigera isolate CAAS_96S chromosome 28, ASM3070526v1, whole genome shotgun sequence genome, one interval contains:
- the LOC135119027 gene encoding LOW QUALITY PROTEIN: uncharacterized protein LOC135119027 (The sequence of the model RefSeq protein was modified relative to this genomic sequence to represent the inferred CDS: inserted 2 bases in 1 codon) encodes MPSTRSSSAQSKTTGESSTSTDWSMNTPSETASSSIASRSTLTKRTPSPHKRTPLPQAKGVVGKDSSAGEGSRPPPPSRISEESDPVHEVGSHPTSQNPERSVAVKARPQDSSIPPSSVSASVEGNPQAKKPTRDVDTTSSRSSQRKKAEAQARMAVALRELEVAEARARVARAELDIAVAESDEEDGAGEELYEQTHEVENWFIETSAGPSKKKRPTDSKEERSDIHQLAEAIRKLSENSRDVTAPKYIELPHFNGSCEEWLAFRRSFEDTAASFSNAQNLARLRRAIQGKAKEAVQSLLFTAENPREVIKGLESRFGRPGALALSELEKLKNMSRVSENPXDICVFASRVKNAIETIKALKKPQYLSSPETLKAIVEKMPPSMKFRWFAYHRSRRDEDLQELLLVEAFLEIEADMCGDFAPPEALSEYKKGFRRPVNVTQDTSQDKYKKSCPACEGEHYATECKKFKEADINEKWDIIKKARICFKCLRFKHSRINCKAPVCKQCGRWHHTLLHSDEPPVPVQKSSDENKGKQIYEEKVSSVNSTKSEERAYLKMVPVHLYGPKGQVRVLALLDEGSTVTLLDEAIAETIGAEGSREALSIETVGGRVIRKDSSQKIQLKIRGAHRRDKKSITVRTIDDLRLCEQGISKSTVESCPHLKAIEEQLLYTAERPRLLIGQDNWALIVTRRLKKGKPAEPVASLTDLGWVLHGCETGTNTVVNFVHYGRATTESEDIEEVVRQHFQLESLGIQSRLPSNDSDGRALETLEKTTKRLASGQFETGLLWKKEDERLPNNYKQAFRRLISIERKLDKDKEVKEYYEKQIQSMVENGYAEKAPETSTEGRTFYLPHFAVVHPVKRKPRIVFDAAAKYEGKSLNDALLAGPDLLQSLFGVLLRFREGPVAVMADIQDMFLRVKVREGDRDSLRFLWRGSRRTSKPDEYRMSSIIFGAASSPATAIYVMNKNAEDFKATHPEAVKAISRNHYMDDYLQSFASIEEAKKISREVKEIHSRASFHLKGWASNDIRVLSEIEDTNKGESLLLTKEEKTLGLRWLVKEDKLAFNVGLRNTPKELLENTRAPTKREVTSAVMSTFDPLGFAAPVLIQGKKLIQDIWRTKVDWDEKINEKQRKMWSRYLEEVLALTGLQIPRCISPRCGEGQLHTFTDASEEAYAAVAYWRTVEPCGKVHVSMVAGKARVSPTKPVSIPRLELQAALLGSRLAASIEEEMSLQVSRKFYWTDSSTVLLWIKAEPRKFKTFVANRLAEIEENTKPEDWRWVPTKENPADDATRGTPAEFSHKSRWFQGPAFLRQTEQEWPLHDFKSAGKLPEEKSKEQVVAAATEGKALIDLQRFSSWERLLRVTARVVTFAYLLLKKTRKAATTAVRKEDEPWRPQRRAQKDKKRTPNQPAITKSKKPLHAPIEQQHIRKAEEILIRISQVDSFATEIRSLKKEKPLENASKLKKIDVYIDDDDIIKLRSRTMKFRGEERRKMNPIILDGKHRIAQLIIQHYHKKFLHGNTATVMNEVRQKYWIFGLRAAVKAVSHGCQWCRTRKSVPAIPPTGDLPSERLQHHQFPFTCTAVDYFGPMQVTVGRRVEKRWGALFTCLTTRAVHLSWPLSASSMIMALRRMTARRGTPSTIFSDNGTNFVGANKELEAAAQEKGIKWKFIPPGSPNMGGAWERLVRSVKTALAAVLNERSPPEEVLHTLITEVEHIVNSRPLTSVSMDPDDEESLTPNHFLLGRSCGAMAPGEFDDTDLIGKANWKTAQRLADHFWQRWVKEYLPLIMPRRIEGRATNDPREGDIVLIVDSTLPRNTWPRGEVIKTYPGPDGRTRVMDVRTTGGVLRRPTRRIIVLVPAASSRSEDGVLRTVGENVGDDE; translated from the exons ATGCCTTCGACAAGATCAAGTTCTGCGCAGTCCAAGACCACCGGGGAAAGTTCTACGTCAACAGACTGGAGCATGAATACGCCAAGTGAAACCGCAAGTTCGTCGATAGCAAGTAGATCGACGCTTACAAAGAGGACGCCGTCGCCGCACAAACGAACGCCGTTACCTCAAGCAAAGGGTGTTGTTGGAAAGGATTCATCAGCGGGGGAAGGGAGCCGCCCCCCTCCGCCATCAAGGATAAGCGAAGAATCGGATCCCGTACACGAAGTAGGAAGCCACCCCACGTCCCAGAACCCGGAGAGAAGCGTCGCAGTGAAGGCTCGTCCACAAGATTCAAGCATTCCGCCGTCTAGTGTCAGCGCGTCAGTTGAAGGAAACCCGCAAGCTAAGAAGCCGACCCGCGATGTAGACACGACGTCCAGCCGCTCGTCTCAAAGAAAGAAGGCAGAAGCACAAGCAAGGATGGCGGTGGCACTACGGGAATTAGAAGTAGCTGAAGCCCGCGCAAGGGTAGCTCGAGCCGAGCTGGACATCGCCGTCGCCGAGTCCGACGAGGAAGATGGAGCTGGTGAAGAGTTGTACGAGCAAACCCATGAAGTGGAGAATTGGTTCATCGAGACCAGCGCCGGGCCCAGCAAGAAGAAGAGACCGACCGATTCTAAAGAAGAAAGAAGCGATATCCACCAACTGGCTGAAGCAATACGCAAGCTGTCTGAAAACTCACGTGACGTCACCGCGCCGAAGTACATCGAACTCCCTCACTTCAACGGATCCTGTGAAGAGTGGTTGGCATTCAGAAGATCATTCGAAGATACAGCCGCCTCATTCAGCAACGCACAGAACTTAGCGCGCCTAAGAAGAGCTATACAAGGGAAAGCGAAAGAAGCTGTTCAGAGCCTGCTATTCACCGCTGAAAATCCACGCGAAGTAATTAAGGGATTGGAGTCAAGATTTGGAAGACCTGGAGCGCTAGCATTATCAGAGCTGGAGAAGCTAAAGAATATGTCAAGAGTGAGCGAAAACCC TGATATCTGCGTGTTTGCAAGTCGCGTGAAGAACGCTATAGAAACAATCAAGGCGTTGAAGAAACCGCAGTACCTCAGCTCGCCTGAAACATTGAAAGCCATAGTGGAGAAGATGCCGCCTTCTATGAAGTTTCGCTGGTTTGCCTATCACAGAAGCAGAAGAGATGAAGACCTTCAAGAACTATTACTTGTTGAAGCGTTCCTGGAAATTGAAGCAGACATGTGTGGGGACTTCGCTCCGCCTGAAGCGTTATCCGAATACAAGAAGGGTTTCAGAAGGCCGGTGAATGTGACACAAGACACGTCGCAAGACAAATATAAGAAGTCGTGTCCAGCTTGTGAGGGTGAACACTATGCAACAGAATGCAAGAAGTTCAAAGAAGCGGATATAAATGAGAAATGGGACATCATCAAGAAAGCAAGAATCTGTTTTAAGTGTTTACGATTCAAGCACTCAAGAATCAACTGCAAGGCGCCTGTGTGTAAGCAGTGCGGAAGATGGCATCATACTCTCCTGCACTCGGACGAGCCGCCTGTACCAGTACAGAAATCAAGTGACGAAAACAAAGGGAAACAAATATATGAAGAGAAGGTTTCTTCAGTAAACAGTACCAAGTCAGAAGAGAGAGCATATTTGAAGATGGTTCCGGTGCATCTCTACGGGCCTAAAGGACAAGTACGTGTACTGGCGTTGCTGGATGAAGGATCAACTGTCACGCTCCTGGACGAGGCAATAGCAGAGACGATTGGAGCTGAAGGAAGTCGCGAAGCTCTGTCTATTGAAACAGTGGGCGGAAGAGTTATAAGGAAAGATAGTTCTCAGAAGATTCAACTGAAGATAAGAGGAGCCCACAGAAGAGATAAGAAGTCCATCACAGTTAGAACAATTGACGACTTGAGGCTGTGTGAACAAGGAATCAGTAAGAGCACCGTGGAGAGCTGCCCGCATCTGAAGGCAATCGAAGAGCAGTTACTCTACACGGCAGAGCGGCCAAGGTTGTTGATTGGGCAAGACAATTGGGCACTTATCGTCACAAGAAGATTGAAGAAGGGCAAGCCAGCTGAACCCGTGGCCTCTCTCACTGACTTAGGGTGGGTGCTGCACGGCTGTGAAACTGGCACGAACACTGTAGTCAACTTCGTACATTATGGAAGAGCGACGACAGAATCAGAAGACATAGAAGAAGTAGTAAGGCAACATTTCCAGCTAGAATCGCTGGGTATCCAGAGCCGACTGCCATCAAACGACAGCGACGGAAGAGCCTTAGAAACTTTGGAAAAAACGACGAAACGTTTAGCAAGCGGGCAATTCGAAACAGGCCTCTTGTGGAAGAAAGAAGACGAGCGCCTGCCTAACAACTACAAGCAAGCCTTTCGTCGTCTAATCAGCATTGAAAGGAAGCTGGACAAAGATAAGGAAGTCAAAGAGTATTACGAGAAGCAAAtccagagcatggttgaaaatGGATACGCAGAGAAAGCGCCAGAGACGTCAACTGAAGGAAGAACTTTCTACTTGCCCCACTTCGCAGTTGTGCACCCTGTCAAGCGGAAGCCAAGAATAGTGTTTGACGCAGCAGCCAAGTACGAAGGGAAAAGCCTCAACGACGCCTTGTTAGCAGGCCCGGATCTACTTCAATCACTGTTCGGAGTGCTGCTACGCTTCAGAGAAGGCCCAGTGGCTGTCATGGCCGACATCCAAGACATGTTTCTTCGAGTCAAAGTGAGGGAAGGCGACCGAGACAGTCTAAGGTTCCTGTGGCGAGGAAGCCGAAGAACAAGCAAACCCGACGAGTACAGAATGTCGTCGATTATATTCGGGGCAGCGTCATCGCCCGCAACTGCGATA TATGTGATGAACAAAAACGCGGAAGACTTCAAGGCAACTCACCCAGAAGCTGTGAAAGCTATAAGCAGGAATCACTATATGGATGATTACCTACAGAGCTTCGCGTCGATTGAAGAAGCTAAGAAGATATCAAGAGAAGTTAAAGAGATACATTCTCGAGCGAGTTTTCACTTAAAAGGCTGGGCGAGCAACGACATAAGGGTATTATCAGAAATTGAAGACACGAACAAAGGAGAATCACTGCTGCTTACAAAGGAAGAAAAAACTCTGGGACTGAGGTGGCTTGTGAAAGAAGATAAGTTGGCGTTCAACGTTGGTCTGCGCAACACACCGAAGgaattattagaaaatacaAGAGCGCCTACGAAGCGTGAAGTCACAAGTGCCGTGATGTCAACATTCGATCCGCTAGGCTTCGCGGCGCCCGTGCTAATACAAGGAAAGAAATTAATTCAAGACATATGGAGAACGAAGGTTGACTGGGACGAGAAGATTaacgaaaaacaaagaaaaatgtggTCAAGGTACTTAGAAGAGGTGCTGGCATTAACAGGACTTCAGATACCGAGATGTATCTCGCCACGCTGCGGTGAAGGGCAGCTACACACGTTCACGGACGCTAGCGAAGAGGCTTACGCGGCGGTTGCTTACTGGAGGACAGTTGAGCCCTGCGGGAAAGTCCACGTCTCCATGGTCGCAGGCAAAGCAAGAGTATCGCCGACAAAACCAGTGTCGATTCCACGATTAGAGTTGCAAGCCGCCCTGCTTGGCAGTAGATTAGCAGCTAGTATCGAGGAAGAAATGAGCCTGCAAGTATCAAGAAAATTCTACTGGACTGACTCTAGCACCGTGTTACTGTGGATCAAGGCGGAGCCAAGGAAATTTAAAACCTTCGTGGCTAACCGGCTCGCAGAAATCGAAGAAAACACTAAGCCGGAGGACTGGAGATGGGTGCCCACTAAAGAGAACCCGGCGGACGACGCTACAAGGGGAACGCCGGCCGAGTTCAGTCACAAATCAAGATGGTTCCAAGGCCCCGCGTTTCTTCGACAAACAGAACAAGAGTGGCCTCTACACGATTTCAAGTCTGCGGGCAAATTACCGGAGGAAAAAAGCAAGGAGCAAGTGGTGGCTGCAGCAACAGAAGGGAAGGCCTTAATTGATTTACAAAGGTTTTCAAGCTGGGAGCGACTACTGCGCGTCACGGCCAGAGTGGTCACCTTCGCATACCTCTTATTGAAGAAGACCCGTAAAGCAGCCACTACTGCCGTGCGCAAAGAAGACGAGCCTTGGCGACCGCAGAGAAGAGCACAGAAGGACAAGAAGCGAACCCCCAATCAACCAGCCATCACCAAGTCTAAGAAACCTCTACACGCACCTATAGAGCAACAACACATAAGGAAGGCCGAAGAGATTCTAATAAGGATAAGTCAAGTCGATAGTTTTGCAACAGAAATAAgaagtttgaaaaaagaaaaacccCTCGAAAATGCAAGTAAACTTAAGAAAATCGACGTGTACATCGATGATGACGATATCATTAAGTTAAGAAGCAGGACGATGAAGTTTCGCGGCGAAGAGCGAAGGAAAATGAACCCTATTATATTAGACGGAAAACACAGAATCGCGCAGCTCATCATTCAACATTATCATAAGAAGTTTCTTCACGGCAACACTGCTACAGTCATGAACGAAGTGCGACAAAAGTATTGGATCTTCGGTTTAAGGGCCGCAGTAAAGGCAGTGTCACATGGCTGCCAGTGGTGCAGAACAAGGAAGAGTGTCCCCGCGATACCTCCGACGGGCGACCTACCGAGCGAGCGACTACAACACCATCAGTTCCCGTTCACTTGCACTGCAGTCGATTACTTCGGCCCCATGCAAGTCACCGTTGGCAGAAGGGTTGAGAAGCGGTGGGGGGCATTGTTTACATGCCTTACCACGCGAGCCGTTCACCTGAGCTGGCCCCTAAGTGCCAGCTCTATGATAATGGCGTTGCGACGGATGACCGCGAGAAGAGGAACGCCGAGTACGATATTTAGTGACAACGGTACTAACTTCGTTGGCGCGAACAAAGAGCTAGAGGCGGCCGCACAAGAAAAAGGAATCAAGTGGAAATTTATCCCCCCCGGCAGCCCAAACATGGGGGGCGCCTGGGAGAGACTCGTGCGGTCAGTGAAGACGGCCCTGGCTGCAGTACTCAATGAAAGAAGCCCGCCTGAAGAAGTGCTTCACACATTAATAACAGAAGTCGAACACATCGTCAACTCAAGACCCCTCACCTCCGTCAGTATGGATCCCGACGACGAAGAGAGTCTGACCCCCAACCATTTCCTGCTTGGAAGATCGTGCGGAGCGATGGCGCCGGGAGAATTCGACGACACAGACTTAATCGGGAAGGCAAACTGGAAAACAGCGCAGAGGCTCGCCGACCATTTCTGGCAGCGGTGGGTGAAAGAGTACCTGCCCCTCATCATGCCACGACGGATAGAGGGTCGCGCCACTAACGACCCTCGAGAAGGCGACATCGTGCTCATAGTCGACTCCACGTTACCTCGCAATACGTGGCCCCGCGGTGAAGTCATCAAAACCTACCCCGGGCCAGACGGCAGAACCCGAGTGATGGACGTAAGGACTACGGGAGGAGTGCTGCGCCGGCCAACGCGTAGAATCATCGTCCTGGTTCCCGCTGCATCGTCGCGCTCCGAGGATGGCGTGCTACGCACCGTGGGGGAGAATGTCGGCGACGATGAATAA
- the LOC135119013 gene encoding mucin-1-like: MSPGGSELGWVPKCREAPPSPSSALLEHRWSRRRTPQQKINMPKPGVRGLGRDSRSPSPARPLAHRTTSLPDLGGESHDAPQRPAEVRRGPSTRGDIAHSAGSGSTSSGANTAARHSVPKRPTNFRPVPSHPPGPATVGRAQQVRAPPPQPRPSAAKQARPDTQPASAVTSPARPAPSDAVPPRSDAPSARSAARPAASVTSARIGGQAVCSAAPPARSAAQPAPSDAVPPRSDAPPARSATRPAASDISARAGGQAVCSAAPPARSAVPPARSAAPTSRSTASAARSAAPPAPSNAVPPRSNAPPARAVARPAAPWPAPGPLYLPPPWRTRRCATSGR, from the exons ATGAGTCCGGGTGGCTCCGAGCTAGGTTGG GTGCCGAAGTGCCGGGAGGCGCCACCATCGCCATCCAGTGCTCTGCTGGAGCACCGATGGTCGCGGAGGCGAACGCCCCAGCAGAAGATCAACATGCCGAAGCCGGGAGTTCGCGGCTTAGGTCGCGACTCGCGCTCCCCCTCCCCCGCGCGACCGCTGGCGCACAGAACGACATCGCTGCCGGATCTCGGTGGCGAGTCGCACGACGCGCCGCAGCGGCCCGCTGAGGTGAGAAGAGGACCAAGCACCCGCGGCGACATCGCCCACTCTGCTGGCAGTGGCAGTACCAGCAGTGGAGCGAATACCGCCGCGAGACACAGCGTCCCCAAACGCCCTACAAATTTCCGCCCGGTGCCATCGCACCCCCCGGGACCAGCAACAGTGGGTCGAGCGCAGCAAGTGCGCGCCCCCCCACCGCAACCTCGCCCCTCCGCCGCGAAGCAAGCGCGTCCGGATACGCAGCCCGCGAGTGCCGTCACGTCCCCCGCGCGCCCCGCGCCCTCGGACGCAGTGCCGCCGCGTTCCGACGCGCCGTCCGCGCGCTCCGCCGCGCGCCCCGCCGCGAGTGTGACTAGTGCGCGAATCGGTGGGCAAGCTGTGTGCTCAGCAGCACCCCCCGCGCGCTCCGCCGCGCAACCCGCGCCCTCGGACGCAGTGCCGCCGCGTTccgacgcgccgcccgcgcgctccGCCACGCGCCCCGCCGCGAGTGACATTAGTGCGCGAGCCGGTGGGCAAGCTGTGTGCTCAGCAGCACCCCCCGCGCGCTCCGCCGTACCACCCGCGCGATCTGCCGCGCCCACCTCGCGCTCGACCGCGTCCGCCGCGCGCTCCGCCGCGCCCCCCGCGCCTTCGAACGCAGTGCCGCCGCGTTCCAACGCGCCGCCCGCTCGTGCTGTCGCGCGCCCTGCCGCGCCCTGGCCTGCGCCGGGCCCTCTGTACCTGCCGCCACCCTGGCGCACCCGACGCTGTGCTACAAGCGGACGGTGA